In Cryptomeria japonica chromosome 1, Sugi_1.0, whole genome shotgun sequence, the sequence ATCATAATCCActttatccctagcaaaagggatatgaaggatcctgtacacatcctcagaagtaatagtcaactccccaattggcaaatgaaaggtattatgttCTAAATGAAATCGCTCTACCAATACTGTGAGCATCGcatggttcacatggatatcaggtagcCTCATCAGATGAGTAAAGCCATacatatcaacatgagcctgctcaacctcagacaaatcatgaactagagccatagtgggaggatatacacatctaaagAGCATAGGAAGTAAGCACACCTGCCACAATCCAATAatgaagcatcaaaaaacattccaaatgagcctacaagagaagttaaacatcacgcaaatccaactaagtcaaatgcaaaaccaaaatttcatgtttacactttcaaaaatggtccCTATCTTTCAAATGATAAAACACAGTTAAGCAACAtcttgtacgagtcaggaatggctctcgtacgagaaaacaACCTCAAACAACACTTTATTGGACTGCGCACGACAAAACGTTCTTCTAACCGACCTGTCCTACGACACACGGGTACCCCTCaaacgacaaatctaatggcttcaaaCGACAAAAGAAAATTTGCTAGTTTCTTGTacaagataggatcctgtctcgcacaatAAACTGggacacccgacccaaaacccgtgaaaaacatgaaaaatgcattaaaaaattcaaaattggaaacataaacaggcttaagatcgatcacttactgctggctcatagttttggggtcgattatgtcttctttggtgctcgaatcgatgctgaagagtagggaccaccattttctttgcagaagggtttttgaattttcaaacttggagggttaaaatgaattgaaaatgacacttttgtcccatatatagccaaaaacctaatttttcaacttgctccgatggacatgaaaattgaaCCCTTAGCTAATGTGCTTGCTcggattccattttcgggattgaaatcaaaattcgagatcatcttgctagtcaatttcacaatttggaccacttagcgctcttttcatcaaatgcttattCTTTCTTCaagttgcgctcaatttctcaacaATCAATACTGAATATCAATTTTAATTCTACCAATCAACTTTGAGATCAAttcaatcattgccaaatcttcaacattcttcaaaatcaatttgcgCCCAAATGACtaatcatcgctcaaaattgccttaATCAACTACCCTTGATATTttttgatttcgctcctgagggggcatacttgtgaccttatgacctcacatcttcaattttgagaaaattttcaaatcttcatcaaaattcgagcaaaaatattttcaaccaaatAAAATCAAGACCTTATTtctaaggggcatctcatcttcattgcttcatatcaagttgagatctctcgatcatccgaatttaatcaatcactaggggcatatcagtttcatcactttaaatcaagttgatatttgtcttcttctgaatcaatctcttaacgttaatcaatttcatcgcttcaaatcaaactgattattcgtttaaactcaatcaaaattttaaagagtatctttgatcacactaaatctaagcaggtgtttagtattcattTTTTGATCAAgttggacaatttatcttcgctcatcgtatcttgatcaatcaagttcaagatcgatttttatcatcactcactgtatctaagttcaatcaagttctagatcagtaagatccgcttcttgatcaatcaagttcaagtttgatatctttgttttctatcattccttagtttaatcaagttcaggattggtatcgctttaatcagacttcattcagctttgttgctttgaatcaagctaacaccttgctcttcatctagttcgtgatcaatcaagttcaaaactggcatctcctagacatcacacattctttgaaccaacgcactgctcgcacattaattcaaagaggggcaaatgtaataccctaaaattggtcatctaaaccatgggtccctactgtcgacaacatcaccaaggtcctaaccaaaaggcaattaaaacaatcttgagcacataattaattcttcaattatcaaatatcacatggcaaaatcaattacccaatattaattaaatatttatttaattaattgaatcattccaagaattttcattttgatcaattatcctattttaatttattaaatatctttgcatatttaattaattaataaatttgccattcaatcatgcaaaaaagaattaatttactacaaaaagaggaatttattacaaaacaaagagttgaattgaaaattaaataaaataattgaattgagagaaatcaaacttgagatattatttctttttctaaattgagaacttgaaatcagaaaagcaattaattgaattattgaatattctcttaaattggaactcaaagctttttcaaaaaaaaagtttagttgcattaaaaagatctttttcttgaataaaacaaagaattatctatttttatcacaaatgcatggaattaatttaatattattttccaatgcaacttgaacttctaatttgaatgcatttcaattaaactataattggaatctatctcaaggttaactcaacctgatttctcaattatttcaattaattctaacttgagctttttcatcatctctcttgcaattctctataaatttagtctccaggtctcattccaatttaccccagagatttttggagaatacatcattattatattgattttgctctggagtcattgatatattgtgcttttttatattatttgcatccattttccattcattattgcttgtaTCCATTAttgcttaatatcatatagattaaatccttcatcttggtgtagtctagtcactggtattgcttacaaaatttgagagaaatcttatgctcgcatcttttagaaggcaattggtcgatttgtcatggttttcttattaattcttatatctgactaaccatgcatataatgactaaaTTGAAGTGTTATGTATTGCAGATAGAACTCCTTatcccacttttcacacacacacacacacacacactattctAGCTGTCTATAACAAATGTTTGTACATTCGGTTAGTTTTTGGATCATGAGTTTTGTGTGCTCGAGAGATAGAGTTGTAATTTTCTCAGTGGATAGCTTCTATGTATGTCCTGTggcagtggcatggtagaaggtggAAGTATTCATGAAAGAGATGAGACTGCTCTGCATAGGTGTACATGTTAATTTCTCTTTCCTGATAGTTTCTGATCCAATGGTCTATCAGCATTGATGGGCTTTAGAGTCCATGGTTCTCAGTGTAATCTGTAAGTGTTGGGCATGGTAGACAGGTCCAGTAAATTCCTCGGCAAGTAGGAAATTTttggaaatatgcctcgaattATCCTAAGCAGTGTTCGGGTTGATTGGAGTAACCTATCCTATTAGAACAGCTGTCGGTTTGACTCTTGCAAATGGACCAGTGAAATCCTCTTCTTGTGATCAGCTATCAGGTGAGCAAGTTGAGTAGATCTGACGGTCGGGCAAAAAAATCCAACAGCTGTCACTATACTGCGATGGGAAACTGCTTGTTGGAATATCCCTCGTGACATGGCGACCGAGTGATGGGTCTCGGCAAGAGAGAACTCAAGTGAAGTTAATTGGTGAGCAAGTCTAGGATGATTGGACggtgatcaaggttgatccaacggtgattgctaggtcatgatgggaaactgctcgttggAATATCCCTCGcgacatggtgaccaagtggtgggacccgacaggTGAACGACTCAAGTGAGTTAAAGGCCGAGAAGATCAAAATGATCGGACAACAATCGCAGAAGATCcgacggtggtcgctaggtcgcgatgggaaattgTTCTTTAGAATATCCATCATGACCCAGCGACATAGAAGAATTTCGGGTGGATAGTGAGGTCGTCCTAAGATATCAGAGCAGGGACCCGGAACCAATCGGGGGGTGCCACGTGGCGGAGCATAGAGAGAAACATTGGACATTCGGGATACTGATTGTTTGTCTTCCCGATACCCGATGGAATCGCCTTCAGTGATCAAGATGATGTCACCTGGACCGAAGACGAGTAGGCAAACACTTGGAATGTTTCTGTCAGTTGTATTTGAATATGAACTGACCCATCTttcggatgaatgtgggataatatgttttccacGAATTCATGAATTAACATGCTGTTACTGGACAGTTATGCTCCAAGGCCGATTGGTTTGGCAAATGGCGGTTGCCAGATATGTAACCGATGAGCAGATGGGTGTGCATAAATACTATGGTGGTAGCCGAAGAGAAATGATGGAAGTTGTAGAAGCCGAGCCGAGTAGAGGTGTCTTCGTGTGGTGAGAACAAAGTTCTGAGAACAGAGTCCATAAAAGAGGGTCTGAGAACTTTATTGTAATCATGTTGTTtactaaataaagggatctctttttggtggtggtttttttacccgtaagggttttcccacgtatatttGATGTCTTTCTCTGGTGCTATTCTATTTGGTTAATCTTAATCTTCTGTCTATGCTTTATATTAATGCATtgcaaactaaaattaaaatacttccttgcttgcaaaTCCTCTTAGAATTGACGTTAGGAGAGCGTTTTCTGCACACTGCTTTCCTTACATCCTCTTCAACATATTATATATGAAGTCCTCTATGAAGACATCAAAGAATAAAATTAATAAGATACAATTGAATGGTTCCTTAGATCTTCTTGtacattttattttaatattcatgaaTCATAGTAGATGGCTTTATCTCTTCTAAAATTGACAACCACTAATCTCTTTCTTCCAAAAGATATTTCATCTTCAATTTCCACATCTCATAGTTATTGCCTATGGTATTGTAAACAAGCTATAAACAATCCTCATCGATGAGAATTCAAAACTTCAATTATATGGTTTCTAGTCATGGATACCTTGGTGCATCCTAATGGATAGATAGACATTTCCCACAATTAATGTGCGTGTTAACAcacataaaaaattatattatctcCATATTAAGATAAAAATTGATGACTAGAAATTTGGCTTTTAGCCTAACAAATAGGAGGGATTTTTCGCAATGTATCAAATTATGATAAACATTTCAAGATTTaactaaataattttttaatgaaacTCATTGACTCATATTTTACTAGTAATGGTTCACAGAAGGACATCTCTCATGACTACTGGCTCACATAAGCCCATTCCTCATGGAGAATAAATGATCCACTTagtactcattgcatctaggtaatGCTCACAAGGGTAAAGCACTAGAATTTCCCAAGAATGTTGAACCATGGATTTTCCTTTAAGATCAAATCCACATAGCTTTCTATACTATTcgcaaaaaaataataattgttgTGCCTTACGATCCATTCATTTATACAATTCCATTAGTTCATCCATAGAAAAGTAAGGGTGTATTTCATTGTTTGTGAAATTATGATATTTTTATCACAATTCAAGtacataatttttaaattaaaatcattgACCTAGATTTTATGAATTGTGGTACATCAATCCATCTCTcaagaaaacaagaacaaaatGCAATATTTAGACTATCAAATAAACAAACATTTTAAAATCACATTGATAATTCATCTCAATAATAACCTATCCGACAAAACTAAATCACAAAGAAAATGTGAATTTCTAATCTATTTATATATGAATTTCTAGATAAGCACAATTAAAAAGATATATATCTATTTCCAAGATAGAGACAGAGAAACTGAATTACACAACAAAGGAGAGTATTGGATCTATTTGTTGAGCATTTCATGGATTAATTAAAACTCAAACCTAAGACCTTCCATTGTTGTTGGAGTGTTCTATTGAATGAGCTATTGGTCTTTATAGAACTAGCCTATCTATAATTAGAATGTGATTTATTTCCAACAACTCCTTTAACAAATATGAAACAAACAAATTACATCCATTCTTGAAATAGAGAGAGAAACTAAATGACAAATCAAAGGAGAATTTCGGATCTATTGATATATATAAATTCTAAGAAATGTAAAACAAACAAGGGACATCCATTCTTGGGATAGACATTGAAAATCAGTGCTTTCATTGCATGGCTGGTGAGAAGAGGCTTACTGTTCAGCCCAGATCTCTAAACTACGGAATTGTGCAGAGATAATTCAGTCCCGGAAGCCACTGTTTTACCAACTAATAACATTTTACAGAGAATTTTTTGTACATACAGGAACTACATTTTACACCGAATGGTTTATACTCATAGGAATCCTTATTTATACACCGCTGAATGTTAAATACTGCACACAGGAGAGTGCAGGGTTTATCTATATCTCAGTATCTATTTCCACGTGTACACCGTTGTCGTTTATGCTTATCGGGAGCATCAATATTTCAACCACCCGACTCATGGAAGGCATCTTATTCTTGTCCTGCTTAATGCATAACAATGCTGTTTTCAACACCCTTTCCATTTCCACCTTTGATTTCCACTCCATATCTCTCCCTAATAATTTTGGGTCAACCAAGTTGTCCGTCCATCTATTTTCTCTAACACTGTCAAAAGCCCATTGCACAAAATTACTCCCAGACACATTAAATTCCGCACCCTTCCGCCCGCTAAGCAATTCCAAGAGAAGAATGCCGAAACTGCAAATGTCTGCCTTGGCTGTGATTGGAAGGTTCATTGTCCATTCGGGAGCCAGATACCCTCGCGTCCCTCGTATTTTAGAGAAGGCGAGAGCGCTAATTTCCTTGTCATTTTCATGCTCCTTGTCTACCAGCTTTGACAAGCCAAAATCTGAAACTTTTGCATGAAAGTGCTCATCTAGAAGAATATTCTCTGGTTTGATGTCGCAGTGGAAAATCCATTCAAGGCACTCCTTGTGCAGATAAGCCAGCCCTCTCGCCGTGTCCACTGCAATTTGAAATTGGTTGGTCCAGTCTAGAACTCTTGAGCTGTCGTGGGTAAATAGGTAATTATCCAGAGAACCCTTCTCAACATACTCATAAACTAATAACCTCTGATCTCCCTCCGCACAAAACCCAAGCATTTGAACCAAATTTATGTGATTCACTCGCCCAATCATGCTCAGCTCTGCCCGGAATTCATCTTCTCCTTGAGACACTCCTTCCAATCGCTTCACAGCCACCAATTTATTTTTGGGGAGGAGGAGGCCTTTGTACACACTCTCAAATCCTCCCTTCCCCACGCTGTCCTTGAAATTTTTAGTCGCTCGTCCAAGCTCCGAAAACTTGAACCTTCTAAGTCCTCCAGGAACGACAGAGTAACCTTGATAATTATGGACACTAGGACTGCGAAATATCCGGAAGAGAAATCCCCATCCGAGTGCTATGCAAACAATCTCTGTAATGCCAATAGCCGTAAGAATAGATGCCGTGGCAGTAACTATCTAACTTCTTCTTTTCTTTGAAACGCCAGACAAAGTATTTTGCTGCTGCACTTGGGGTTCAAGCGAACATTGCGATGAGCCCGATCGCATCAACATCAACATAGATGAGATATTTTTCGCTGAAGAATCGCTGGCAGATATTTTGATGTACATGTTGCGGGTTACCCTGGGAGATTGCAATCCGCTGGTAAGAAGGTACTTTGGGGAGCATTCTCCTGAGCCAGTAGTTGCGTAAGCAAAGCCTAAACAAAATCAATCATCCATGCAGATCTTTCTGCACACTTGGAGCGATAACCCATATGCATACCCAGACCACTCGTAACCATAATAATCTGTGTAAGGAAGCCGGAGAAAATGAGCATTATTTGGGGCGCAGGAGAGTTTTTGAATGAGCCGGCATCCTTTGAACCAGTCTGTTGAGTCTTCCATTTCAAAACCAGGCGGGCAAGGAAGAGATCAGAATAGAAACAAAatacaaaacaataaatccatgcTTCAGCACAAAAACAGATTTTTTATTAATAATTCCTTGAATCGATTACAATCATTCTTTTATTTATAGAAGATTTGAAATCCTTCTAGAATATCTATCTACTAGTCTATCATGCAAAGATAAAGTTTTGTGGAGGATAGAAAAACTGATTTTTGAAGCTGTGCAGGCATGGAGGATAGAAAAACTGTTTTTTGAATAATAAAGAAATTACTAAATTTACTTTTATTTGTCTATAGAGGAAATTAATGTCTTCTAACATTCCTCCTTAATTTCTTCTATTAATAATCTCAGCTTCTATTATTCTTAAATTTTCTCTTAAATATTCAAAGTTCTCTCTTGGTAGtgccttagtaaaaatatcagctaactgatcttcaCATCTGCAGAATTCAAGATAGATTTCTCCATTATTGACCAATTATCTGATGAAGTGATATCTCGTATTAATGTGCTTGCTCCTCTGGTGAAAAACATGGTTCTTTGATAATGCAATTGCTGATTTGTTGTCACAGAATGCTGGTGTAGGCTCCTCTTGTGTAATAGATCCTTCAATATTCTCCTCATCTAGATTGCTTGACATGCTACTGATGTTGCtgctacatattcaacttcagctgaTGAAAGGGTCACTATAGGCTACTTCTTTGATGCCCATGAGATTGCACCTGTACCAGAATGAAAGATATATCCggaagtactcttcctatcatcaatatcaccTACAAAATCACTGTCATTATAACCAATCAAATCAAACTCATTAGTGGTGGAATAGAAAAT encodes:
- the LOC131856392 gene encoding putative receptor protein kinase ZmPK1, which encodes MEDSTDWFKGCRLIQKLSCAPNNAHFLRLPYTDYYGFAYATTGSGECSPKYLLTSGLQSPRVTRNMYIKISASDSSAKNISSMLMLMRSGSSQCSLEPQVQQQNTLSGVSKKRRKIVCIALGWGFLFRIFRSPSVHNYQGYSVVPGGLRRFKFSELGRATKNFKDSVGKGGFESVYKGLLLPKNKLVAVKRLEGVSQGEDEFRAELSMIGRVNHINLVQMLGFCAEGDQRLLVYEYVEKGSLDNYLFTHDSSRVLDWTNQFQIAVDTARGLAYLHKECLEWIFHCDIKPENILLDEHFHAKVSDFGLSKLVDKEHENDKEISALAFSKIRGTRGYLAPEWTMNLPITAKADICSFGILLLELLSGRKGAEFNVSGSNFVQWAFDSVRENRWTDNLVDPKLLGRDMEWKSKVEMERVLKTALLCIKQDKNKMPSMSRVVEILMLPISINDNGVHVEIDTEI